In one window of Saccharomyces paradoxus chromosome VII, complete sequence DNA:
- the CRM1 gene encoding exportin CRM1 (Major karyopherin~similar to YGR218W), with translation MEGILNFSSDLDIALLDQVVSTFYQGSGVQQKQAQEILTKFQDNPDAWQKADQILQFSTNPQSKFIALSILDKLITRKWKLLPNDHRIGIRNFVVGMIISMCQDDEVFKTQKNLINKSDLTLVQILKQEWPQNWPEFIPELIGSSSSSANVCENNMIVLKLLSEEVFDFSAEQMTQAKALHLKNSMSKEFEQIFKLCFQVLEQGSSSSLIVATLESLLRYLHWIPYRYIYETNILELLSTKFMTSPDTRAITLKCLTEVSNLKIPQDNDLIKRQTVLFFQNTLQQIATSVMPVTADLKATYANANGNDQSFLQDLAMFLTTYLARNRVLLESDESLRELLLNAHQYLIQLSKIEERELFKTTLDYWHNLVADLFYEVQRLPATEMSPLIQLSVGSQAISTGSGALNPEYMKRFPLKKHIYEEICSQLRLVIIENMVRPEEVLVVENDEGEIVREFVKESDTIQLYKSEREVLVYLTHLNVIDTEEIMISKLARQIDGSEWSWHNINTLSWAIGSISGTMSEDTEKRFVVTVIKDLLDLTVKKRGKDNKAVVASDIMYVVGQYPRFLKAHWNFLRTVILKLFEFMHETHEGVQDMACDTFIKIVQKCKYHFVIQQPRESEPFIQTIIRDIQKTTADLQPQQVHTFYKACGIIISEERSVAERNRLLSDLMQLPNMAWDTIVEQSTANPTLLLDSETVKIIANIIKTNVAVCTSMGADFYPQLGHIYYNMLQLYRAVSSMISAQVATDGLIATKTPKVRGLRTIKKEILKLVETYISKARNLDDVVKVLVEPLLNAVLEDYMNNVPDARDAEVLNCMTTVVEKVGHMIPQGVILILQSVFECTLDMINKDFTEYPEHRVEFYKLLKVINEKSFAAFLELPPAAFKLFVDAICWAFKHNNRDVEVNGLQIALDLVKNIERMGNVPFANEFHKNYFFIFVSETFFVLTDSDHKSGFSKQALLLMKLISLVYDNKISVPLYQEAEVPQGTSNQVYLSQYLANMLSNAFPHLTSQQIASFLSALTKQYKDLIVFKGTLRDFLVQIKEVGGDPTDYLFAEDKEHALMEQNRLEREKAAKIGGLLKPSELDD, from the coding sequence atGGAAGgaattttgaatttttctaGCGATTTAGATATCGCCCTATTAGATCAGGTGGTATCCACATTTTATCAGGGTTCTGGCGTCCAGCAAAAGCAAGCTCAGGAGATTTTGACCAAATTTCAGGATAATCCAGATGCTTGGCAAAAAGCTgatcaaattcttcaattctcAACTAACCCTCAATCGAAATTCATTGCCCTCTCCATCCTTGATAAACTAATCActagaaaatggaaattgTTGCCGAATGATCATAGAATTGGAATTAGGAACTTTGTTGTCGGTATGATCATTTCCATGTGCCAAGACGATGAAGTATTTAAAACACAAAAGAATCTGATCAATAAGTCAGATTTAACTTTAGTGCAAATTTTAAAACAGGAATGGCCTCAAAATTGGCCAGAATTCATCCCAGAACTAATCGGCAGTTCAAGTTCCTCTGCTAATGTTTGCGAAAACAACATGATCGTTTTGAAATTACTATCTGAAGAAGTCTTCGATTTTTCTGCGGAACAAATGACGCAAGCTAAAGCTTtacatttgaaaaattccatgtcaaaagaatttgaacaaatttttaaattatGTTTTCAAGTTTTGGAACAAGGTTCTTCAAGCTCTCTAATAGTAGCAACCTTGGAATCTTTATTGAGATATTTACATTGGATTCCTTATCGTTATATTTACGaaacaaatattttggaaCTACTAAGTACCAAATTCATGACATCGCCTGATACAAGAGCCATCACATTGAAATGTTTGACTGAGGTGTCAAATCTAAAAATTCCACAAGATAACGATTTGATAAAAAGACAaactgttctttttttccaaaacacTCTACAACAAATTGCCACAAGTGTCATGCCCGTTACTGCCGATTTGAAGGCCACTTATGCGAATGCTAACGGCAATGACCAATCTTTTTTACAAGATTTAGCAATGTTTTTAACTACATATCTGGCCCGTAATAGAGTTCTATTAGAAAGCGATGAATCATTGAGGGAGTTATTACTGAATGCGCACCAATACTTAATTCAACTATCTAAAATCGAAGAAAGAGAGCTATTTAAGACGACATTGGACTACTGGCATAATTTAGTAGCAGATTTATTTTATGAGGTTCAACGTTTGCCTGCTACCGAAATGAGCCCATTGATACAGTTGTCAGTCGGTTCACAGGCTATTTCAACTGGCTCTGGCGCTCTAAATCCGGAATATATGAAAAGATTTCCATTAAAAAAACATATTTACGAAGAAATTTGCTCACAGTTGAGATTAGtcattattgaaaatatggtTAGACCAGAGGAAGTCCttgttgttgaaaatgatgaaggaGAAATTGTTAGAGAATTCGTCAAAGAATCTGACACTATCCAATTGTACAAATCAGAAAGAGAAGTTCTTGTATATTTGACCCACTTAAATGTCATTGACACGGAAGAAATCATGATCAGTAAATTAGCAAGGCAAATTGATGGGTCTGAATGGTCATGGCACAATATAAACACTTTATCTTGGGCGATCGGTTCTATATCTGGTACAATGAGCGAAGATACCGAGAAGAGATTCGTAGTTACTGTTATCAAAGATTTACTAGATTTAACGGTTAAGAAAAGGGGCAAAGACAACAAGGCTGTCGTTGCATCGGATATTATGTACGTAGTGGGCCAGTATCCAAGATTTTTGAAGGCTCACTGGAATTTTCTAAGAACAGttattttgaaactttttgaatttatGCATGAAACTCATGAGGGTGTTCAGGATATGGCGTGTGACACATTCATCAAAATTGTTCAGAAATGTAAATATCATTTTGTTATTCAACAACCCCGTGAGTCTGAACCATTCATCCAGACAATAATCAGGGACATCCAAAAGACGACTGCTGACCTGCAGCCGCAACAGGTTCATACATTTTACAAGGCTTGtggtattattatttctgaAGAAAGGAGTGTAGCGGAGAGAAATAGATTATTGAGTGATTTGATGCAACTGCCAAATATGGCTTGGGACACTATAGTCGAACAGTCCACTGCCAACCCAACATTGTTGTTAGATTCTGAAACTGTCAAAATCATTGCGAATATCATAAAAACTAATGTCGCTGTTTGTACTTCAATGGGAGCAGATTTCTACCCACAATTGGGTCACATCTATTACAATATGCTTCAACTATACAGAGCCGTTTCTTCGATGATTTCTGCTCAGGTGGCTACAGATGGTCTGATTGCTACAAAAACCCCAAAGGTTCGTGGTTTGAGAAccatcaagaaagaaattctgAAACTTGTTGAAACCTATATATCCAAGGCCAGAAATCTGGATGATGTTGTTAAAGTGTTGGTCGAACCATTGTTGAATGCCGTGTTGGAGGATTATATGAACAATGTTCCAGATGCAAGAGATGCCGAAGTACTAAATTGCATGACCACAGTAGTAGAGAAGGTTGGTCATATGATCCCACAAGGTGttattttaattttacAGAGTGTGTTTGAGTGTACTTTGGACATGATTAACAAAGATTTCACAGAATATCCAGAGCATCGTGTAGAGTTTTACAAGTTGCTGAAGGTCATTAATGAGAAATCATTTGCTGCATTCTTGGAACTACCTCCGGCTGCGTTTAAACTGTTTGTCGACGCTATTTGCTGGGCGTTCAAACACAACAATAGGGATGTTGAAGTTAATGGTTTACAGATTGCATTGGACTTAGTGAAAAACATCGAAAGAATGGGAAATGTCCCTTTTGCAAATGAATTCCACaagaattatttcttcatttttgtcAGCgaaacattttttgttctAACCGATTCCGACCACAAATCCGGGTTCTCTAAGCAAGCTTTGTTATTAATGAAGTTGATTTCTTTGGTTTACGATAACAAGATTTCCGTACCATTATATCAAGAAGCTGAAGTACCACAGGGGACTTCAAATCAAGTCTACTTGAGCCAATATTTGGCTAATATGCTAAGTAATGCATTCCCTCATTTAACATCTCAACAAATTGCAAGTTTTCTCTCTGCATTAACTAAACAATACAAAGACCTAATAGTCTTCAAAGGTACTTTGAGGGACTTTTTGGTGCAAATCAAAGAAGTCGGAGGTGATCCAACAGATTATTTGTTTGCTGAAGATAAAGAGCACGCATTAATGGAACAGAATAGacttgaaagagaaaaagctGCCAAGATTGGTGGGTTATTAAAACCTTCTGAACTTGATGATTAG
- the MRPL9 gene encoding mitochondrial 54S ribosomal protein uL3m (Mitochondrial ribosomal protein of the large subunit~similar to YGR220C), translating to MTNTVMSKFLQGSIFSVSKLHVRYSSTRPFLVAPSMANSITTDAPPINHSPELANARKWLPKRCGLITRKKGMMPYFDKATGERSAATILEVNNVEVIMQRTPEVNGYFACQVGYGSKHLSKVSRQMLGHFASKVVNPKEHVAEFRVKDEKGLLPPGTLLKPSFFKEGQYVDVRSVSKGKGFTGVMKRYGFKGLRASHGTSIMHRHGGSYGQNQDPGRVLPGRKMPGHMGNENVTIQNVKVLKVDDENNVIWVKGSVAGPKNTFIKIQDAIKKI from the coding sequence ATGACGAATACAGTCATGTCGAAGTTCCTCCAAGGATCAATATTCAGCGTATCGAAACTTCATGTCAGATACTCTTCTACTAGGCCTTTTCTAGTGGCTCCTAGTATGGCTAACAGTATAACAACCGACGCTCCACCAATTAATCACTCACCTGAACTGGCAAATGCGAGAAAATGGCTGCCAAAAAGGTGTGGTTTAATTACTCGTAAGAAGGGAATGATGCcatattttgataaagcTACTGGTGAAAGAAGCGCCGCGACTATACTAGAAGTTAATAATGTAGAAGTTATAATGCAAAGAACTCCAGAAGTCAACGGGTACTTTGCATGTCAAGTTGGGTACGGATCAAAGCACTTGTCTAAAGTAAGCAGACAAATGCTAGGCCATTTTGCTTCTAAGGTTGTCAACCCTAAAGAGCATGTGGCAGAATTTCGAGttaaagatgaaaaggGATTATTACCACCTGGTACATTATTGAAGCcgtcatttttcaaagaagggCAATATGTCGATGTTAGGTCAGTCAGCAAAGGCAAGGGATTTACGGGTGTGATGAAAAGGTATGGATTTAAGGGTCTGAGAGCATCTCACGGTACATCTATTATGCATAGACACGGTGGCTCTTACGGCCAAAACCAAGACCCAGGTAGGGTGCTGCCGGGAAGGAAAATGCCTGGTCATATgggaaatgaaaatgttaCTATCCAAAATGTCaaagttttgaaagttgatgatgaaaataacGTCATTTGGGTTAAAGGTTCTGTAGCGGGACCTAAAAATACTTTCATTAAGATTCAAGATGCAATTAAAAAGATTTGA
- the TOS2 gene encoding Tos2p (Protein involved in localization of Cdc24p to the site of bud growth~similar to YGR221C), whose translation MFSHYRHRDYSCQKKEVIPGKSRISLTILQRRTDCTGSSCNVSKNSSSNVTVAVAVAVPIGAILMVLSIVLIVVYRRSKKEPSMQDLDPNFEGDLYYLPKMNSSMNSANSESNSTEKRFIYGSYDDFLQPSMENSQSFKDYVKRINEHAPSAYNIASLASQNNSKLSFPSKHIDLSNKISAGSVENSEMMVLPLCSNIEPDPGQRCDSTLNSDINKKPSYNNDGQLKSHHTNYSGLEPQFSKEKEENIDRITSIYNIYFEKSNSTTRSSVTSSLRRDSKLDISTKKSININSQDNLNDTTLAEQSHFGSTIVKEIDSNFTATEECDDTTEYLQAPPPQENKHIASSMYSEVAPRDKIIPEPSLSLAVPPPNALSTRITSSIYSDTATKGHLHFSRAHPPVQVPLKCLGRPNLTSAQQNSLYFVNCCNQNNGDNDYYNYNPSPLEHPQNYENIGDLPMPTQFTYSVSWHSLTSFKGRPKPPKTLKHVPTARLNGTALNPMDHPEMFYSSPTKISSAISSTKQPCVPFPYQLRQSVVMTNPSDLSMKLRYKPAGSLSNLIRAQHPPGNSSTTTTSSSLSQPPSTLPNTINFRVSGLLDDADVLQPPSVGEILPFKVSTEDLRRQLGTSHNYEIIS comes from the coding sequence ATGTTCAGTCATTATCGCCATAGAGACTATTcttgccaaaaaaaagaggttATACCAGGCAAATCTCGCATATCACTGACAATCCTACAGAGGAGAACCGACTGCACAGGGTCGAGTTGCAATGTGTCAAAAAACTCGTCTTCTAATGTCACTGTTGCTGTGGCAGTTGCAGTGCCCATTGGTGCCATTCTTATGGTGCTATCCATCGTTTTAATAGTAGTATATAGGAGAAGCAAAAAGGAACCTTCTATGCAGGATTTAGACCCAAATTTTGAGGGTGATTTATACTATTTGCCAAAGATGAATTCTTCTATGAATTCTGCAAACTCAGAGAGCAATTCTACGGAGAAGAGGTTTATTTACGGTTCTTATGACGATTTTTTGCAGCCATCAATGGAAAACTCAcaatctttcaaagattaTGTGAAGCGTATCAATGAACATGCCCCCTCAGCTTATAATATTGCTTCACTGGCTTCGCAAAATAACAGCAAATTATCCTTCCCCTCCAAGCATATCGACCTTTCAAATAAGATTTCTGCCGGATCAGTAGAAAATTCTGAGATGATGGTTTTACCGCTATGCTCAAATATTGAGCCTGACCCTGGTCAAAGATGTGATAGTACATTGAATTCtgatataaataaaaagccCAGTTATAATAATGATGGTCAGCTTAAATCGCATCATACAAACTATAGTGGCCTCGAACCGCAATTTTCGAAggagaaggaagaaaatattgacaGAATAACAAGCATTTATAACAtttactttgaaaaaagtaacAGCACAACACGATCATCTGTAACATCTTCGCTACGACGTGATTCTAAACTGGACATCtctacaaaaaaaagtataaatatAAACTCTCAAGACAATCTAAATGATACTACATTAGCCGAGCAGAGTCACTTCGGAAGTACAATtgttaaagaaattgattCTAATTTCACTGCTACTGAGGAATGTGACGATACAACCGAATATCTGCAAGCGCCGCCACCACAGGAGAATAAGCACATTGCATCATCAATGTACTCAGAAGTAGCGCCTAGGGACAAAATAATCCCTGAACCGTCTCTATCTCTTGCAGTCCCACCTCCCAATGCTCTTTCAACGAGAATTACCTCATCGATATATTCTGATACGGCCACTAAGGGCCATCTTCACTTTTCAAGAGCCCATCCCCCTGTACAGGTCCCTCTAAAGTGCTTGGGTAGACCAAATCTTACATCTGCTCAACAAAATTCCCTATATTTTGTAAACTGCTGTAACCAAAACAATGGCGACAATGACTACTACAATTATAATCCCTCACCGTTAGAACATCCTCAAAATTATGAGAATATCGGGGATTTGCCCATGCCAACCCAGTTCACATATTCAGTCTCTTGGCATTCATTGACGTCATTTAAAGGAAGACCAAAACCTCCAAAAACACTAAAACATGTACCTACAGCCAGGCTTAATGGGACAGCGTTGAATCCAATGGACCATCCAGAAATGTTTTACAGTTCGCCTACGAAAATATCGTCAGCaatatcttcaacaaaacAACCTTGTGTGCCCTTTCCATACCAACTGAGACAAAGTGTTGTTATGACCAACCCATCAGATCTTTCAATGAAACTCCGCTATAAGCCCGCAGGATCCTTAAGCAATTTAATAAGAGCCCAACATCCTCCCGGTAACTCATCGACCACCACAACATCATCTTCTCTATCACAGCCACCGTCAACGTTACCAAACACAATAAATTTCCGTGTTAGTGGGTTATTGGATGACGCTGATGTTTTGCAACCTCCTAGTGTGGGAGAGATCTTACCTTTTAAAGTCTCTACAGAAGATCTAAGGAGGCAATTGGGTACATCCCATAACTACGAAATAATATCGTAA
- the PET54 gene encoding Pet54p (Mitochondrial inner membrane protein~similar to YGR222W) — protein sequence MKASSRAIKLVLDHLKSTGRVLGSVESVSSTAVSEKTASVNGRQQLQGKKSLVLQYRSYNPYLVKEDFLSVLPENLYKSRGQFTNEFDFQLMKVRDPKYFQFKDQYYLLFNDYNSLTEYAKLTKHSRINKVRVRMMPLAQPLPTLLAKFQRYSKNLHNAFQSPEQYFEGLNEKIDVSEEFDAGRLRSILDSVREIENKSVLVWNLPTELRSYDILNFFWFYNIRSSFKIYWDDEMKRNLRFISFENSHDAYRFKRNYHGLLAKELLFMPKKEDAVENSLKIGSEIDDSKVLIEHLSE from the coding sequence ATGAAGGCTTCTAGTAGGGCCATTAAGTTAGTGCTGGACCATTTGAAGTCCACAGGGAGAGTGCTCGGTTCTGTAGAGTCGGTAAGTTCTACCGCAGTAAGTGAGAAAACAGCATCTGTTAATGGCCGGCAGCAGTTGCAAGGAAAGAAATCTTTAGTCTTACAATACAGAAGTTACAATCCATATTTGGTCAAGGAAGATTTTCTGTCAGTTTTGCCTGAGAATTTGTATAAAAGCAGGGGTCAATTTACCAATGAGTTTGACTTTCAGTTAATGAAAGTCAGGGACCCTAAATATTTCCAGTTCAAGGATCAGTACTACTTGTTGTTTAATGATTATAATTCTCTTACCGAGTATGCCAAGTTAACAAAACACTCACGAATAAACAAGGTCAGGGTGAGAATGATGCCATTGGCGCAACCCTTGCCCACCTTGTTagcaaaatttcaaagatattCAAAGAACCTACATAACGCATTTCAGTCGCCTGAACAATATTTTGAGGGACTaaacgaaaaaattgatgttAGTGAAGAATTCGACGCTGGTCGACTGCGGAGTATCCTTGATTCGGTTcgagaaatagaaaataaatcagTATTAGTCTGGAATTTACCCACTGAATTACGATCGTATGATATATTGAACTTCTTTTGGTTCTACAATATAAGATCCAGCTTCAAAATATACTGGGACgatgaaatgaaaagaaatttacGATTTATATCTTTCGAAAACTCTCATGATGCGTACCGCtttaaaagaaactatCATGGACTATTGGCTAAAGAGCTATTGTTCATGccgaaaaaggaagatgcAGTTGAGAATTCGCTCAAAATCGGCTCTGAAATTGACGATTCCAAAGTATTAATTGAACATCTAAGCGAATGA
- the HSV2 gene encoding phosphatidylinositol-3,5-bisphosphate binding protein HSV2 (Phosphatidylinositol 3,5-bisphosphate-binding protein~similar to YGR223C) yields the protein MDVRRPIREAVNGRRKPKFLSVSFNQDDSCFSVALENGFRIFNTDPLTSKLSKIFKESPTNQSRGTGIGYTRMLYRTNYIALVGGGKRPRHALNKLIIWDDLLQKETITLKFMSSIKDVFLSRIHIVVVLENTIEIFQFQTNPQRTCPILDIPSNGSVDYVVCSSKHLQSQTSSHSQSKIVEIIAFPSSKCVGQIQVADLSQIKHNSQNPKESTLLPTSIIKAHKNQIKLIRLNHQGTMVATCSVQGTLIRIFSTHNGTLIKEFRRGMDKADIYEMSFSPNGGKLAALSNKQTLHIFQIFETNNAETNSVDHSHVNGSSHPLTNYIPKGLWRPKYLDSVWSICNAHLKNPLFDAHRNASSGDATHDDEFYKDRCRIGWCQDINNQEQDDSLVLVWQNSGIWEKFVILEKEQQQDSSKTHYSLNESLRNEDTKSTREPTRWELVRESWREL from the coding sequence ATGGACGTACGTCGACCCATAAGGGAGGCAGTCAACGGCAGAAGGAAACCCAAATTTTTAAGTGTTTCGTTTAACCAGGATGACTCGTGTTTCAGTGTTGCATTAGAGAATGGATTTCGTATTTTCAATACAGACCCATTGACTAGCAAGCTGTCGAAAATATTCAAGGAATCCCCGACCAATCAGTCCAGAGGTACCGGGATCGGCTACACCAGGATGCTTTATCGTACAAACTATATCGCCTTAGTTGGTGGTGGTAAACGACCAAGGCATGCTCTGAATAAGCTGATCATCTGGGATGATCTTTTGCAAAAGGAAACAATTACTCTGAAGTTCATGTCTTCCATTAAAGACGTATTTTTATCCAGAATTCATATTGTGGTAGTTTTGGAGAACACGATAGAAATCttccaatttcaaacaaaCCCTCAAAGAACCTGTCCCATTCTGGATATCCCCTCCAATGGATCAGTGGACTACGTAGTCTGTAGTAGCAAACATCTCCAGTCGCAGACATCATCGCACTCGCAGTCCAAGATCGTAGAAATCATTGCATTCCCATCAAGCAAATGTGTAGGTCAAATTCAGGTTGCTGATCTATCACAGATAAAGCATAATTCACAAAACCCGAAAGAATCAACACTTTTGCCCACTTCCATTATTAAAGCACATAAAAATCAGATCAAACTGATTAGATTAAACCATCAAGGCACCATGGTAGCCACATGTTCCGTGCAGGGTACACTAATAAGAATCTTCAGCACACATAACGGTACTCTGATTAAAGAATTCAGAAGAGGCATGGACAAGGCGGATATTTACGAAATGAGTTTCAGTCCCAATGGCGGCAAGTTGGCGGCATTGTCAAATAAGCAAACATTGCAtatcttccaaatttttgaaacaaacAATGCAGAAACCAATTCAGTCGACCATTCTCATGTCAATGGTTCGAGTCATCCCTTGACAAATTATATACCGAAGGGCCTGTGGAGACCCAAGTATTTAGACTCTGTGTGGTCGATATGCAATGCTCACTTGAAGAACCCACTTTTTGACGCCCACAGAAATGCTAGCAGTGGTGATGCAACTCATGATGACGAGTTCTACAAGGACAGGTGTAGGATCGGTTGGTGCCAAGATATCAATAACCAAGAACAAGACGACTCGTTGGTTCTGGTGTGGCAAAACTCGGGGATATGGGAGAAATTTGttattttggaaaaggaacaacaacaagaCTCATCGAAAACGCATTATTCATTGAACGAAAGCTTAAGGAACGAAGATACAAAATCGACGCGCGAACCCACCAGATGGGAATTGGTGAGAGAATCATGGAGGGAACTTTAA
- the AZR1 gene encoding azole transporter (Plasma membrane transporter of the major facilitator superfamily~similar to YGR224W), producing MHESNSCSMKGISKTRSMSGPSYYGEKEQKQNEQQQKQKFIVSQSPTRSTSEQDATSAPEDNPSESNELPKGFILYASLVALALSLFLAALDIMIVSTIIEEVAKQFGSYSEIGWLFTGYSLPNALLALIWGRIATPIGFKETMLCAIVIFEIGSLISALANSMNMLIGGRVIAGVGGCGIQSLSFVIGSTLVEESKRGMLIAVLSCSFAIASVVGPFLGGVFTSSVTWRWCFYINLPIGGSAFFLFMLFYNPGLHTFQETIDNIRKIPSQLIEAVRKVKHHSLKVKELSKSNGWRKLAMELVFMYDIIEFVFCSAGFTSILLAFTFGGNRYAWNSASIIILFVIGIILVISATIYDFFVFPKFNIVKATPRYQPLMSWRNIKKPGIFTVNIALFLLCAAYISQFTYIVQYFQLIYNDSAWRAAVHLVACIIPTVITAVLCGVLTDKTRQIKPIIVISSILGVIGAGILTLLNNNAGNSAHIGLLILPGVAFGGLAQSSMLASQIQLDKKSPTFRSDFVSITTFNTFCKNLGQALGGVISNTVFSAAAVKKLTNSNIELPGGNTVDNLVIYRQTDFDGSHSKLGNIISESLTHVFYMALGFYALSFIFAVFASNKKVAANPRSIKNDLETGEGVGYKVAEETMSLSD from the coding sequence ATGCATGAATCAAACAGCTGCTCAATGAAAGGCATATCTAAAACTCGCAGTATGAGCGGCCCCTCGTACTATGGCgagaaagaacaaaagcaGAATGAGCAACagcaaaaacaaaaatttattgtGAGCCAAAGTCCTACGCGCTCAACATCAGAACAGGATGCGACTTCGGCGCCGGAGGACAATCCTAGCGAAAGTAATGAATTGCCTAAAGGTTTCATCCTGTACGCATCTTTAGTTGCGCTAGCTTTGTCGTTGTTCCTAGCAGCTTTGGATATCATGATAGTTTCTACAATCATTGAAGAAGTAGCTAAGCAATTTGGATCGTACTCTGAGATTGGCTGGTTATTTACTGGATATAGCTTGCCAAACGCTCTGTTAGCGTTGATATGGGGAAGGATCGCCACACCTATCGGGTTCAAAGAGACTATGCTCTGCGCTATTGTCATTTTCGAAATCGGTTCGCTGATTTCTGCGCTGGCAAACTCAATGAATATGCTCATCGGCGGTAGAGTTATTGCTGGGGTCGGCGGTTGTGGTATCCAAAGTTTATCGTTCGTCATTGGCTCAACTTTGGTGGAGGAATCGAAAAGAGGTATGTTAATTGCCGTCTTGAGTTGTTCGTTTGCTATTGCATCGGTAGTTGGGCCCTTTCTCGGAGGAGTTTTCACCTCCAGCGTCACGTGGAGATGGTGCTTCTATATTAATTTACCAATCGGTGGCTCGgcctttttcttatttatgTTGTTTTATAACCCAGGTTTACACACATTTCAAGAAACAATAGATAATATCCGCAAAATTCCATCACAACTTATCGAAGCTGTTCGAAAGGTAAAACATCATTCGCTGAAAGTCAAAGAGCTTAGTAAAAGTAATGGGTGGAGAAAGCTGGCCATGGAATTGGTTTTCATGtatgatattattgaatttgTGTTTTGTTCGGCTGGATTCACAAGTATCCTATTAGCTTTCACGTTTGGTGGTAACCGATATGCTTGGAACTCCGCATccattattattctttttgtcaTCGGTATAATCCTGGTAATTTCAGCAACTATCTATGATTTCTTTGTATTCCCCAAATTCAACATAGTGAAAGCAACACCACGTTATCAGCCATTGATGTCATGGagaaatatcaagaaaccAGGTATTTTCACAGTTAATATAGccttatttcttctttgcgCAGCATATATCAGTCAGTTTACGTACATTGTGCAATATTTCCAATTAATTTACAATGATTCCGCGTGGAGAGCAGCCGTACACTTGGTTGCTTGCATTATTCCTACAGTCATTACAGCGGTACTTTGCGGGGTTCTTACCGACAAAACGCGCCAAATTAAACcaattattgttatttcaAGCATCCTTGGCGTTATTGGCGCAGGTATACTAACCTTATTAAACAATAATGCAGGTAACTCTGCTCATATCGGTCTTTTGATATTACCTGGCGTTGCCTTTGGCGGTTTGGCCCAAAGTTCCATGCTCGCCTCTCAAATCCAATTGGACAAGAAAAGCCCAACTTTCCGCTCAGATTTTGTTTCTATTACCACTTTTAATACATTTTGCAAGAATTTAGGACAAGCTCTGGGCGGTGTCATCTCTAACACGGTTTTCAGTGCTGCTGCtgtcaaaaaattaaccAATTCTAATATTGAGCTGCCGGGTGGTAACACGGTAGATAATCTGGTAATATATAGGCAAACTGACTTCGATGGATCTCATTCTAAATTGGGCAATATCATTTCTGAATCTCTCACTCACGTCTTTTACATGGCATTGGGATTTTATGCATTATCTTTCATATTTGCTGTTTTTgcttcaaataaaaaagtcGCAGCGAATCCTAGATCAATTAAAAATGATTTAGAAACTGGTGAAGGCGTAGGATATAAAGTTGCAGAGGAAACCATGTCCCTCAGTGATTGA